GAAATGGAAAAAAGAAATAATATAATATAAAAAATATAAAATCTAAGTTGATGCAACTTTTATTGATTATTTAAAAAACTTATTATAAAATTTTTTTTACATATAATTTATCCATACATAATCCTAATATTTCTAATATACTCAAATTCAATATCGGATGATTTTTATTTGGAGCTATTTCACACAGAGGTTCTAAAACAAATCTTCGTAAATGTAACAATGGATGTGGAATTGTCAAAATAAAATTACATATAATAATACGATCATAAAATAAAATATCTATATCTATTTCTCGATCTTGATAATGCTCTGTGCAAGAATTTCTTTTTCTTCCTATAAGGAATTCTATATTTAAAATTTGATTCAAAAGATCAATAGGAGAATGATTCGTTTTTATATGTAAAGCTCTGTTATAAAAAATAGAATAATTTTTCATATTCCATGCTTCGCTTTCAAAGTACGATGAAATTTTAACGATTTTCCCAATTTTTTTAGACATCAAAATTAAAGATTTATCCAAATATTTTTTTTTATTTTCTTTATTACTTCCTTGTAATAAAAATACATCGTGTTCTTTCATATATTTATTAAAAGGAAAATTAAGGAAAATTATTAATACATTTAATACATTGAAAAATGTGTATTTTTTTTTATTTAAATTAGAAAAATGTTTTTATAAAAAAAATATTAATGGGATTAGTCGTAGATTTTATGAAGAATCTCTTCACTCAAGAAATAGCTATAGATTTAGGAACTGCAAATACACTTATTATGCATAATAATAAAGTAATAGTAGATTTACCTTCAATAATAGCTATAGATGTAAGAACAAAAAAAGTGTTAGCTGTAGGAGAAGAAGCTAAACAAATGCAAGGAAAAACACATGAAAATATTAAAATATATAAACCATTGAAAGATGGAGTTATTGCAGATTATCAAGTTGCAGAACTTATGATTAAAGAGTTTCTTAAAAAAGTTCCAGGTGTTAATAATAAATTTTTTACTCCATCATTAACAATGGTCATTTGTATTCCATCTGGAATAACAGAAGTAGAGAAAAGAGCAGTTAGGGATTCAGCTCAACATCTTAATGCTAAAGAAGTATATCTTATTGAAGAACCCATGGCTGCTGCTATAGGTTCAGGTATTTCTGTGACGAAAGCAGAAGGAAATATGATTATTGATATAGGAGGTGGAACAACAGAATGTGGCGTCATCGCTTTAGGGGGAATCGTGTGTCAAAAATCTATAAAAATAGCTGGGGATGTTTTCACTAATGATATAGCCTATTTTCTACGTTCTAAATATAATTTGTATATTGGAGAAAGAACTGCAGAAAAAATAAAAATAGATATAGGAGCAGCTATGGAATCCATAGAAACTCCTCCAGAAGATATCCATATACAGGGAAGAGATCTTCCTACGGGAAAGCCTAAAGAAATGAATATTTCTTATAAAGAAACAATTCCGGCTTTAGATAAATCAATTTTACGAATTGAGGATGCTGTAATGGAAACTCTTTCTAGAACTCCACCGGAACTTGCAGCAGATATTTATAAAACAGGAATATACATGGCAGGTGGGGGTTCTCTTTTAAGAGGATTAGATAAAAGAATATCTAATAAAACTGGTTTATCTGTTTTTTTAGTAGAGGACCCTTTGAGAGCTGTAGTAAAGGGGACGGGAGTGGCATTGAAAAATATTGATAAATTTACATTTTTAATGAAATAGGGTTAATTTTATGCGTGAATTTTTTAGTTTTTTTTAAAATGGCGTTTTTTTATCTTCTTTTTGTTACTAGAATTTTCTGCTATTTTTCTTTCTTTTTCAAATTCAAAATTACACCAATATATTTATACGGGTTCTTCCAATTTTATGATTGGAAAAATTTATGAGGCTATTTATAAATTGCGTAGTTATTTTTTATTAGAAATTGAAAATAAAAAACTTTTAAACGAAAATAAAGAATTACGTAATGCTCAAATATTTTATAAAATAAAAAAAATATCTAAAGATTTTAAAAAAGAAGATATTAACTATTTACAACAATATACTTTCACTCCAGTACAAATCATAAATAATAGCATTCATGAACAGGAAAATTATATAACGATTAATAAAGGAAGCATAGATGGAATCAAACCAGACATGGGGATTATATTATCTAACGGAATTGCGGGTATTATTATTAAAACTTCTCCACATTTTAGTGTAGCAATTTCTCTTTTAAATCTCAAAATTAAAGTTAATGCTAGATTAAAAAAAAATAGATATTTTGGGACTCTTAGTTGGGACGGGTTAGATTATGAATATGTAGTTTTATATGATATTCCAAGACATTCTACTATACATAAAGGGGATATTGTAGAAACAGATGGAAAATCTGCTACTTTTCCTGAAGGAATTCCTATTGGAAGTGTGGATTCTTATAAATTTGATGAAGAACATGCTAATTATATTATAAAAGTGAAACTCATGGCTAACTTTTCGACTATAGAAAATGCTTATGTTGTAAAAAATTTATTCAAAAAAGAATGGAATGAAGTTCAACTTTATAAAGTTGAAAATAAACAATGAATTTAATTAAAAATTTTATTATTTCTATATTCTATATTTTTTTTCTTTGTTTAATTCAAATATCAATACTAAATCCTTTATTTTTCTTATTATTAGGGTGTTATTCTTATATATATATTCTTTTTATATTAATATATCCATATAATGAAAATGAAAACAAATTTATATTTTTATTTCTATCATTTTTAATAGGATGGGTCATAGATCATTGTATGAATTTAGGAGGAATTCATGCTTTTTCTTCCACTTTATCTGCTTTTTTAAGATCAAAATTTTTGCAATTTT
This DNA window, taken from Blattabacterium sp. (Nauphoeta cinerea), encodes the following:
- the folK gene encoding 2-amino-4-hydroxy-6-hydroxymethyldihydropteridine diphosphokinase, with product MKEHDVFLLQGSNKENKKKYLDKSLILMSKKIGKIVKISSYFESEAWNMKNYSIFYNRALHIKTNHSPIDLLNQILNIEFLIGRKRNSCTEHYQDREIDIDILFYDRIIICNFILTIPHPLLHLRRFVLEPLCEIAPNKNHPILNLSILEILGLCMDKLYVKKIL
- a CDS encoding rod shape-determining protein: MGLVVDFMKNLFTQEIAIDLGTANTLIMHNNKVIVDLPSIIAIDVRTKKVLAVGEEAKQMQGKTHENIKIYKPLKDGVIADYQVAELMIKEFLKKVPGVNNKFFTPSLTMVICIPSGITEVEKRAVRDSAQHLNAKEVYLIEEPMAAAIGSGISVTKAEGNMIIDIGGGTTECGVIALGGIVCQKSIKIAGDVFTNDIAYFLRSKYNLYIGERTAEKIKIDIGAAMESIETPPEDIHIQGRDLPTGKPKEMNISYKETIPALDKSILRIEDAVMETLSRTPPELAADIYKTGIYMAGGGSLLRGLDKRISNKTGLSVFLVEDPLRAVVKGTGVALKNIDKFTFLMK
- the mreC gene encoding rod shape-determining protein MreC, which produces MLLEFSAIFLSFSNSKLHQYIYTGSSNFMIGKIYEAIYKLRSYFLLEIENKKLLNENKELRNAQIFYKIKKISKDFKKEDINYLQQYTFTPVQIINNSIHEQENYITINKGSIDGIKPDMGIILSNGIAGIIIKTSPHFSVAISLLNLKIKVNARLKKNRYFGTLSWDGLDYEYVVLYDIPRHSTIHKGDIVETDGKSATFPEGIPIGSVDSYKFDEEHANYIIKVKLMANFSTIENAYVVKNLFKKEWNEVQLYKVENKQ